TACTTGCCGAGCTTGGGTTTTTCAGCCGGCGAACAGTCATGGATATTAAACGCCTTTCCCATCGCCGCGATCGTCGGGATGTTTTTCAGCAATCAGTTCGCCGACCGGAACTTTGCCGCGGAGAAGTTTCTTGCGGTGAGTCATCTGATCGCCGGGCTGGCGATCCTCTCGCTGGCCTGGGTGCATTCGTTCTGGCCTTTTTTCCTGCTCATGCTGGTTCACTGCCTGCTCTATGTGCCGACGATTTCGATCACGAACTCAATTGCCTTCGCCCAGATGAAAGACGCACAGAAGGAATTTGGCGTCGTGCGCATGGGCGGAACGATTGGATGGATTCTGGCCGCCTGGCCGTTCACTTTCATTCTGGTGGACTGGGACAAAGTGAAGGCGGCGAATCCGCAAGGCGTCATCAACTGGCTGGGCACCGTGTTGGGCTCTGGTCTCACGGGCGAAGCATTACAGCACGCCACCACATGGACGTTTGTCGTCGCCGGAGTGGCGTCACTCGCGCTCGCCGCTTTCAGCTTGACGCTGCCACACACACCGCCGAAGTCGGCGGAGGTTGGCGTTCCCAAACTGGCCTGGCTCGAAGCGATGAAACTCCTCGGCCTGCCGTTCATTTTGGTGCTGTGGGCCGTGACCTTCATTGATGCAACGGTGCATAATTTATTTTTTAACTGGACGGGTCGTTTCCTTGGCAGCGCCGTTGAAGCAGGTGGTGTGGGTATTCCCGGCAACTGGATCATGCCGGTGATGAGCATCGGTCAGATAGCGGAAATCCTGACAATGCTCATCCTGGGTGCGACGCTCAAAGCGCTGGGCTGGCGGACAACGATGATCCTCGGCATTCTCGGACATGCAGCGCGCTTTGCTGTGTTTGCATTTCTGCCGCAACACAAGGAAATCATCATCCTCGTCAACGTGCTGCACGGCATTTGTTACGCCTTCTTCTTCGCCACCGTTTACATTTTCGTGGATGAGTTTTTCCCGAAAGACGCGCGCGCTAGCGCCCAAGGCTTGTTCAACTTCATGATTCTCGGCTTGGGACCGCTGGTGGCCAACATGCTCGGACCGGTGCTGATCGGTACGACGTTCAACCACAATGGTGTGGTGGATTTCAAGAGCCTGTTCCTGCTGCCTTGCGGTGCGGCAGTGGTGGCGGCGATTGCACTGGCGTTGTTCTTCCGACCTCCCGCCAAAAAGCTACCAGAGATGACCGGCCAGCCGGCCACCGCACATTGAACATTTAACCCCTGATACCTATGCAAGAACAAACCGACCGTCGCACGTTCCTCAAACAAGCGACTATCGCAGCAGCGGGTGTTGGGCTAACGTCCAGCATGACTTCTGCGTTGGCGGCAGACACCAAGAAACCATTGTTCAAGATTTCGCTCGCGGAGTGGTCGTATAACCGCGCCATCTTCGGCAAGAAGATGGACCATCTCGATTTTCCCAAGGTCGCCAAACAGGACCACGGCATCGAGGCCATCGAACTGGTCAACCAGTTTTTCATGAAGAAGGCCAAGGACGAAAAGTACCTGGCTGAATTCAAAAAGCGTGCCGACGACCTCGGTGTCAAAATCCTGCTCATCATGTGCGATGATGAAGGGCAACTTGGCGACCCTGACGAGAAGAAGCGCCTGAAAGCCGTCGAGAATCATTACAAATGGGTCGAAGCCGCGAAGTTTTTTGGTTGCCACTCCATCCGCGTCAACGCCTATTCCTCGGGCACTCCCGACGAGCAGCGCGAGCGTGTGGTTGATGGACTGCATCGACTCGCCGAATTTGGCGGCCAGCATGGACTGAACGTCCTCGTCGAAAATCACGGCGGCATTACTTCGCACGGCGACTGGCTTGCCTCGGTGATGCGAAAAGTGAACCTGCCGAACTGCGGCACGCTGCCCGATTTCGGCAACTTCCAGGATTACGACCGCTACAAGGCCGTGGCGGAGATGATGCCGTTCGCCAAAGCCGTCAGCGCCAAATCGCACGACTTCGACGCGCAAGGCAACTGCATGGAAACCGATTACCGCCGGATGTTGAAGATCGTCTTGGACGCGGGCTATCACGGACATCTCGGCATCGAATACGAAGGCAACAAGCTCAGCGAGCCGGACGGTGTGCGCGCGACTAAACGGCTGCTTGAAAAGGTCCGCGCAGAGTTCTCAAAAGGTTGAACTGAACTGGCAAAACTGCGTCAGTTTATTTTTGTCATGCCCTCATCGGGCGGCAGCTCTTGAAGCAAGACCACCACACTTTTTGATTGGCCCGCCAAAACCAGTTCCGGCGCGATCTCGCCGAGCGGTTGCAGGACGAAACGGCGTTGGTGCGCGCGCGGATGCGGCAGCGTCAATTCCTCCGTCGAGCGTGTCTGCGTTCCAAAGGCGATCAAGTCCAAATCGAGCGGCCGCGGTTCATTGAGAATTTTTTTTGCGTGGCGCCCGAATTTCTTTTCAATCGCCTGCAACTTTGCAAGGAGTGATTCGGGCGTTTCGCCTTGAGGCGGCACCAGACCAACGACCGCGTTCACAAACTTGGGCGAACCGGGAGGGCAATCAACCGGCGCAGTTTGCCAAAGCGACGATTTGAGCAGCGGCTGGCTGGACAATTCCTGAAGTCGCTTCATGGCCTGTAGAATCCTTTGGCGGGAATCGCCAAGGTTTGAACCAAGGGCAACGAAAACGTGCTCCCCGACTTCTGGCTTCCGACTTCTGGCTTCTGATTTCACTTCAAGCCCAACACATCCTGCATGTCGTAGAGGCCGGGTTTCTGTTTGACGACCCACTGGGCGGCGCGCAGCGCGCCGTTGGCAAACGTCTCGCGGCTTGCGGCCTTGTGCGTGAGTTCCAGTCGCTCGCCGTTCGTCGCAAAGATGACGGTGTGATCGCCCACCACATCGCCGCCGCGCAGCGAGTGCATCCCGATTTCAGTGGCTGTGCGCTCACCGACCATCCCGACGCGTCCGTGACGGATTACCTTGCCAAGTTGTTGCTTGCGAACGTCGGCCAGGATTTCCGCCAGTGTCGTCGCCGTTCCGCTTGGAGCGTCTTTCTTCAGACGATGATGCATCTCCACAACTTCCAGATCAAAGCCTTCGCCGAGGATTTCAGCGGTTTTGCGCGTCAGCCAGAACAGCGTATTGACGCCGGTGGAATAATTTGACGCCAACACCATCGGAATCTGCGATTTGAAATGTGCGATCTGCGATTTGTCCGCGTCCGAATGGCCGGTGGTGCCGATGACCATCGCCTTCTTGTGCTGGGCGCAGAGCGCAACAATGCCCGCCGTGGCGTCGTGTGAACTGAAATCAATGACGACGTCACCCTTCGCGATCACAGTTTGCAGATCGTCGCCGACATCAATCTGCCCGACGACCTGCAACTCTGGATGATGTGCGGCGCAGGCGAGGAGCATCCTGCCCATGCGCCCTTTCGCGCCTGTGATGATGATTTTGGTCATGTTGGGGTTTTGTTGGAGTTCAGGCTTTAGCCTGCTCGAAACAAGCTAAAGCTGGAATTCCAACCTTAATTCAAAACGCCACACCGCTTCAACGTTGTTCTGAGCACCGCGCGATTCTTCCGATTCATCGGCACTAGTGGCAGCCGATATTCTTCCTCGATTTGTCCCATCATGGCCAGTGCTGCTTTCACGGGGATCGGATTGGTTTCGACAAACAAGTCTTTGAACAGTGGATAATATTTTTCGTGAATTTTCAACGCGGTCGAGAGTTGGCCACGGGCAAACGCGTTGACCATTTGGGCGACTTGCTTGGGAACGACGTTCGACGCCACGCTGATGACGCCTTGCGCGCCCACAGCCATGAACGGCAGCGTCAGGGAATCATCGCCGCTGAGAATTTCAAAGCGCGGCCCAAGCGCGGCGCGAAGCTGGCTGACACGGTCGGGATTGCCACCGGCCTCTTTGATGCCAACGATGTTCTTGCATTCCCCAGCGAGACGCTTGACCGTCTCGACGCCGATCTCTATACCGCAACGGCTCGGAACGCTATAAAGCACAATGGGCAGTTTCGTCTTCCGCGCAACAGCGCGAAAGTGCTGGAACAATCCCTCCTGTGTGGGCTTGTTGTAATAGGGCGCGACCTGCAACGAGCCGTCCGCACCGACTTTCTCCGCGCGCTCAGTCAGGTAGATTGCTTCGCTGGTGGAATTACCGCCCGTGCCCGCGAGCACTTTGATTTTGCCGCCGGCGAATTTCACGGACAAGGCGATGATCTGGATGTGCTCCTCGTAATCGACCGTGGGCGATTCGCCCGTCGTACCAACCGGAACGATGCCATCGACACCCGCTTTGACCTGGATCTTGATGAGACGTTCCAGCGCGGCTTTGTCGATCTGCCCGTTTCTAAACGGCGTAACGATGGCGGTGTAAGTTCCAGTGAACATAATTCAAATGCGACGGATAAACTCAGTCAAAGAAGCGCGTTTGGCGAGCCTGATTTTAATCCGGCGGGAAAACCACTGACTTCGCGGGCGGATCTCTCCGCAAATGAAAAACCCTCCAGCCTTTTCGGACCAGAGGGTTGAACAGCACTGAACCAACTTGGAACCAAAGTTACTTCGGCATTGATTTCTTCATGTCGTCCATGGCTTTCTTGGCGCCATCCGCAGCCTGGTTGGCAGTATTGGCCATGGCAGTTTTCAATTGTTCCAGAACATCACTGACGGCTTGCTTCTGTTCAGGCGTCAGTTTTCCGTCCGCGGCCACACCTTGGAGCGACGCCATCGCCCCTCCAAAATCCGAAGATTTGATGGCAGAAACAGCCGAATCCACCTTGCTCTTGGTGGCCGGTTCAGCCGATTGAAAACTGCTTTCCAGTTTGCCGGTGTCCACACTGCTCTTCTTCGCGCATCCGCCGAACAATAAAGCGGCGGCCATAACCGTCGTCAGAATCCACGCGTATCGTTTCATATAATTAATGAGTTGAAGGTTGCCTGATTGGTTTTGGTTGTGGGGCGATGGTAGAAATGCATCCATCCGGCGTCAACAGGATTTTCGGACACCTGTTTCACTTTTTCTCCGGCTTGAGGTGCCTGGCAAAGAAAGCGAGCATCGCCTCGTCCGCCCGTTCGGCATCCGCGCCTTTGAAACCGTGGCCCGCGCCCTGGAGCGTGAGCAACTCTGCCTCGACATCGCAGGCTTTCAGGCGGTCCACAATCCAAGTGGCCTGTTCGTAAGCGACGTATTTGTCATCGGTGCCGTGGATGCACAACGTCGGCGCGGCGTCCGGGGTCACCCAATAGAGCGGACTGCCAGTGATGTGTTTATGGCGTTCCTGTTCCAAGTTGCCGCCGAAAAACAACGGCAACACTTCCGCCGCGTCCACACTCTTGCCATAGGATTTGGTGAAATCGCTCGGCCCGTAGAAATTGACGACGCAGGCGACGCTGCTCGATTGCTCCGCGTTTCCGCCATCGCCCTCGAATTGCTTGACACCCGCCGTCACGCCAAGGAATTGCGCGAGATGCCCACCGGCTGAACCGCCGGTAACGCCGATGTGGTCGGGGTCGAGGTTGTATTTCTTCGCGTTCGCCCGCAACCAGCGGACGGCGGCCTTCACGTCATGCACCGCCGCGGGGAATTGATACTTGGGCGACAAGCGATAACTGGCTGTGGCCGCAACGTAACCCTTTTGGGCCAGCGTCAGGCAAAGTTTGTTGTAGCCGTCGCGATGGCCCGCGCGGAATCCGCCGCCGTGAATGCACAGAATTGCCGGTAGCGGGCCGGTGGCGTTCTTCGGTCGCGCCAGATTCAATTGCAGATGTTGGTTGTCAGGATTGGAATACTCGATGGCTTGTTCGAATACCACGTCGTTGGGCACGACCAAATCCGCCGCATGAATATTCGTGCCAGCGGCAAAAGTTAAAAAGCTGAACCACATCGCAAGGAGATTTTTCATGCAGGTAAAAGTGAAGTAAAATGGCGGCAAAGCCAACGAGGAAATTATCGACGAGTCAACCACGGCGCGGTTTTAGTTGCGGATGAGGCCGCGATAATTAAACTCCAAAGTGGATGAGTAAAGAAGCGGATGACAATCACAAATCAACGGTTCAGTTCATCATTGCATTGGCGGTGGTTTTGGGCGGGGTCGCGGTCGGCTCGATCGTCGTGATGCGGCACGAGCAACCGCCCGTCTATCCCGTCAGACCCGCCGGCACGTCGCCGTCACAGGCCCATCCTGCCGACACCAATGACATGGTCTGGATTCCGGGCGGCACGTTTTGGATGGGTTCGGATGAAGGGCAAACGGACGAGCGGCCCCTACATGAAGTCACGGTGAATGGTTTCTGGATGGACAAGACCGAAGTCACGAACGAGCAGTTTGAAAAGTTCGTCCGCGCAACGGGTTACGTTACCGTCGCCGAGCGCAAGCCCGATCCAAAAGATTTCCCCGGTGTGCCGTCCGAAAATCTTGTCCCCGGTTCAATCGTGTTCACGCCGCCGCCCGGCGAGGTGGCGTTGGATAATCATTTCGCCTGGTGGAGTTATGTGCCGGGCGCAAACTGGCGTCATCCTGAAGGACCGGATTCCACCATCCAAGGTCGCGAAAAATTTCCTGTGGTGCACGTTTCCTGGGACGACGCGATGGCTTATGCAAAATGGGCGGGCAACCGGTTGCCGACGGAGGCCGAGTGGGAATTTGCCGCGCGCGGTGGACTGGCCCGGCAACCTTACGTCTGGGGCAAAGAGCAGGTGCCCGGCGGCAAATGGCAGGCGAACATCTGGCAGGGACGCTTTCCCAACGAGAACACGTTGGCTGATGGTTTCAAAGGCGCAGCACCGGTCGCGTCGTTCCCGCCGAATGGCTACGGGCTTTACGACGTGGCGGGAAATGTCTGGGAATGGTGCGCCGATTGGTATCTGCCCGATTACTATGCGCACAGCCCGAAGGAAAATCCGCCCGGGCCAGACACGAGTTTCGATCCCAACGAGCCGGGAGTGATGAAGCGTGTCCAACGCGGCGGCTCTTACTTGTGCAGCGACTTGTATTGCATCGGTTATCGTCCCAGCGCGCGGATGAAAAGCACGCCGGACACCGGGTTGTCGCACACCGGCTTTCGGTGTGTGCGCTCGAAATGACGAGGCGTGATGCAAGACAACGAATCGTGGAGTTTCAGCAGTTACCGGTTTTACGATTTCTTCTCCGCCTTCTTCTCCTCGGCAGGTTTGAGCGGCCACTGCGCTGATTCCGTCCGCGCGGTTTTCAGGTACGCTTCAATCTTCGCCACAATTTCCGGATGCTGGCTCGCGACATTCGTCTGTTCGCCCAAATCAGTTTTCAAGTTGTAAAGTTCCAACGGCACACCCGGACTCAACCGCACGGCTTTCCAATCGCCCATCCGCACGGCCTGCTTCGAGCCGCGCTCGTGGAACTCCCAGTAAAAGAACTCGTGCCGCTTCGTTTGTTCCTGACCGAGCAACGTCGGCAGAATGGAAATGCCGTCGATGTTCGGCGGCGGCTTGACACTCGCGATCTCCGCCGCCGTCGGCAGGAAATCCCAGAACGCCCACGGGAAATCACTGACGACGCCCTCCTTGATCTTGCCCGGCCAGCGAACAATCGTCGGCACGCGGATGCCGCCTTCGTAAAGATCGCGTTTGATGCCGCGCAAAGGCCCGCGGCTCTCGAAGAAATCGGGATCGTTGCCGCCTTCCTTGTGCGGGCCGTTGTCGCTGGAGAAAAAAACAATCGTGTTGTCGTCGATCTGCAGGTCTTTGAGTTTGGACAGGAGGATGCCGACGTCGCGGTCGAGACGGGTGATCATCGTGGCCTTGTTTTTTTCCGGTTGCGGCCACGGCTCATTGGCGTAAGGCGAATCGCCCGGCGCTTCCATGCCGTTGCCGGTGGCGCGGGTCAATTCGTTGTTCGCGTGCGGGATCGTGTAGGCGAGATAAAGAAAGAACGGTTTGTCCTTGTTGATGTTCAAAAAGTTCAGCGCGGTGAACGTGAAATAGTCATGGGAATATTCGCCCTTCTGGCCGTTCTGATTCTTGTCCAGCAACACGCGACGTTCGTTCCCTTGCGGGTCGCTGCGCCAGAGAAATTCGGGATAGTAATTGTGAGCGTGATGCTGATCGAGATAGCCAAACCATTCGTCGAAACCCTTCTTGCCGGGAACACCCGATGAACCTTCCAGGCCGAGTCCCCACTTGCCAATGACGCCGGTGCGATAGCCGGCCTGTTTCAGAATTTCACCGACCGTCACATCTTCCGGTCGCAAAGCGAGCGATGAATTGCCGCGAATCCAGCCGTGGCCCGAATGCAGACCGGTCATGAGCGCGCACCGCGACGGCGCGCAAACCGTGCTGCCGGCATAAACGCTGGTGAAGCGCATTCCTTCATCAGCCATGCGATCAAGGCTGGGCGTTTTGATTTTCTTTTGCCCGAAACAACCGACATCGCCATAGCCGAGGTCATCCGCCAGAATGAAAATGATGTTGGGTTTGTGCTGGGGTCTGGGGCGCGTGACTTTGGGTGCCTGAGCAGCGACAGACAACGCGAGCAGGCTCGTGGCTAGGAGCGCAATCACCGCGTGCCAGAAGCCCGATGAAATTCTCTTGGTCATAATGCTGCCGGCATTTTTCAAGAAACGAGGCGCTTCGTCCAATCAAATGAACGCAAAAACCCGCTGATTGGTTGAGTCCGCCAAGTGCGTGGCCTGAAACTCCCTCCC
This DNA window, taken from Verrucomicrobiota bacterium, encodes the following:
- a CDS encoding MFS transporter translates to MNKAIRFKLFLMMVLEFFIWGAWLPLIFGYLPSLGFSAGEQSWILNAFPIAAIVGMFFSNQFADRNFAAEKFLAVSHLIAGLAILSLAWVHSFWPFFLLMLVHCLLYVPTISITNSIAFAQMKDAQKEFGVVRMGGTIGWILAAWPFTFILVDWDKVKAANPQGVINWLGTVLGSGLTGEALQHATTWTFVVAGVASLALAAFSLTLPHTPPKSAEVGVPKLAWLEAMKLLGLPFILVLWAVTFIDATVHNLFFNWTGRFLGSAVEAGGVGIPGNWIMPVMSIGQIAEILTMLILGATLKALGWRTTMILGILGHAARFAVFAFLPQHKEIIILVNVLHGICYAFFFATVYIFVDEFFPKDARASAQGLFNFMILGLGPLVANMLGPVLIGTTFNHNGVVDFKSLFLLPCGAAVVAAIALALFFRPPAKKLPEMTGQPATAH
- a CDS encoding TIM barrel protein; the encoded protein is MQEQTDRRTFLKQATIAAAGVGLTSSMTSALAADTKKPLFKISLAEWSYNRAIFGKKMDHLDFPKVAKQDHGIEAIELVNQFFMKKAKDEKYLAEFKKRADDLGVKILLIMCDDEGQLGDPDEKKRLKAVENHYKWVEAAKFFGCHSIRVNAYSSGTPDEQRERVVDGLHRLAEFGGQHGLNVLVENHGGITSHGDWLASVMRKVNLPNCGTLPDFGNFQDYDRYKAVAEMMPFAKAVSAKSHDFDAQGNCMETDYRRMLKIVLDAGYHGHLGIEYEGNKLSEPDGVRATKRLLEKVRAEFSKG
- the folK gene encoding 2-amino-4-hydroxy-6-hydroxymethyldihydropteridine diphosphokinase; translation: MKSEARSRKPEVGEHVFVALGSNLGDSRQRILQAMKRLQELSSQPLLKSSLWQTAPVDCPPGSPKFVNAVVGLVPPQGETPESLLAKLQAIEKKFGRHAKKILNEPRPLDLDLIAFGTQTRSTEELTLPHPRAHQRRFVLQPLGEIAPELVLAGQSKSVVVLLQELPPDEGMTKIN
- a CDS encoding 4-hydroxy-tetrahydrodipicolinate reductase, encoding MTKIIITGAKGRMGRMLLACAAHHPELQVVGQIDVGDDLQTVIAKGDVVIDFSSHDATAGIVALCAQHKKAMVIGTTGHSDADKSQIAHFKSQIPMVLASNYSTGVNTLFWLTRKTAEILGEGFDLEVVEMHHRLKKDAPSGTATTLAEILADVRKQQLGKVIRHGRVGMVGERTATEIGMHSLRGGDVVGDHTVIFATNGERLELTHKAASRETFANGALRAAQWVVKQKPGLYDMQDVLGLK
- a CDS encoding 4-hydroxy-tetrahydrodipicolinate synthase encodes the protein MFTGTYTAIVTPFRNGQIDKAALERLIKIQVKAGVDGIVPVGTTGESPTVDYEEHIQIIALSVKFAGGKIKVLAGTGGNSTSEAIYLTERAEKVGADGSLQVAPYYNKPTQEGLFQHFRAVARKTKLPIVLYSVPSRCGIEIGVETVKRLAGECKNIVGIKEAGGNPDRVSQLRAALGPRFEILSGDDSLTLPFMAVGAQGVISVASNVVPKQVAQMVNAFARGQLSTALKIHEKYYPLFKDLFVETNPIPVKAALAMMGQIEEEYRLPLVPMNRKNRAVLRTTLKRCGVLN
- a CDS encoding alpha/beta hydrolase gives rise to the protein MKNLLAMWFSFLTFAAGTNIHAADLVVPNDVVFEQAIEYSNPDNQHLQLNLARPKNATGPLPAILCIHGGGFRAGHRDGYNKLCLTLAQKGYVAATASYRLSPKYQFPAAVHDVKAAVRWLRANAKKYNLDPDHIGVTGGSAGGHLAQFLGVTAGVKQFEGDGGNAEQSSSVACVVNFYGPSDFTKSYGKSVDAAEVLPLFFGGNLEQERHKHITGSPLYWVTPDAAPTLCIHGTDDKYVAYEQATWIVDRLKACDVEAELLTLQGAGHGFKGADAERADEAMLAFFARHLKPEKK
- a CDS encoding formylglycine-generating enzyme family protein; amino-acid sequence: MVWIPGGTFWMGSDEGQTDERPLHEVTVNGFWMDKTEVTNEQFEKFVRATGYVTVAERKPDPKDFPGVPSENLVPGSIVFTPPPGEVALDNHFAWWSYVPGANWRHPEGPDSTIQGREKFPVVHVSWDDAMAYAKWAGNRLPTEAEWEFAARGGLARQPYVWGKEQVPGGKWQANIWQGRFPNENTLADGFKGAAPVASFPPNGYGLYDVAGNVWEWCADWYLPDYYAHSPKENPPGPDTSFDPNEPGVMKRVQRGGSYLCSDLYCIGYRPSARMKSTPDTGLSHTGFRCVRSK
- a CDS encoding arylsulfatase, with amino-acid sequence MTKRISSGFWHAVIALLATSLLALSVAAQAPKVTRPRPQHKPNIIFILADDLGYGDVGCFGQKKIKTPSLDRMADEGMRFTSVYAGSTVCAPSRCALMTGLHSGHGWIRGNSSLALRPEDVTVGEILKQAGYRTGVIGKWGLGLEGSSGVPGKKGFDEWFGYLDQHHAHNYYPEFLWRSDPQGNERRVLLDKNQNGQKGEYSHDYFTFTALNFLNINKDKPFFLYLAYTIPHANNELTRATGNGMEAPGDSPYANEPWPQPEKNKATMITRLDRDVGILLSKLKDLQIDDNTIVFFSSDNGPHKEGGNDPDFFESRGPLRGIKRDLYEGGIRVPTIVRWPGKIKEGVVSDFPWAFWDFLPTAAEIASVKPPPNIDGISILPTLLGQEQTKRHEFFYWEFHERGSKQAVRMGDWKAVRLSPGVPLELYNLKTDLGEQTNVASQHPEIVAKIEAYLKTARTESAQWPLKPAEEKKAEKKS